One window from the genome of Vibrio vulnificus NBRC 15645 = ATCC 27562 encodes:
- a CDS encoding carbon-nitrogen hydrolase family protein: MERIAIIQMTSTSDCTDNVAYIEHWAEQAALQGASLVVTPENALLFGGREDYHRHAEPLGDGPLQQAMAQLAQRLSVTLVIGSMPIRQGHDVTTTSLVFGPNGERLGHYSKLHMFDVEVSDGHGHYRESDSFLAGDRCSVVTTPIGRLGLSICYDVRFPALYQTLRQQGADILLVPAAFTAVTGEAHWEILLRARAIENQCWVIAAAQGGMHSASRETWGHSMVIDPWGKVVAQLPQQGDLLLAEIDLALSDTIRRKMPVVKHSRFTHLLDNKD, encoded by the coding sequence ATGGAAAGGATCGCCATTATTCAAATGACGTCAACGTCAGACTGTACAGACAATGTGGCTTATATTGAGCATTGGGCAGAGCAGGCGGCGCTTCAGGGGGCAAGCTTGGTGGTGACCCCAGAAAACGCTTTGCTGTTTGGTGGCCGAGAGGATTACCATCGGCATGCCGAACCGCTTGGTGATGGCCCATTGCAACAAGCCATGGCGCAGCTTGCGCAGCGGCTGTCAGTGACCTTAGTGATTGGCAGTATGCCGATTCGTCAAGGGCATGACGTTACCACCACCAGCTTGGTTTTTGGCCCCAATGGCGAACGTCTTGGTCATTACAGCAAGCTGCACATGTTTGATGTGGAGGTCAGCGATGGCCATGGGCACTACCGTGAATCAGACAGCTTTTTGGCTGGTGATCGCTGCAGTGTGGTGACCACGCCCATAGGCCGTTTAGGGCTTTCCATTTGCTATGATGTTCGCTTTCCAGCGTTGTACCAAACACTACGCCAACAGGGAGCGGATATTTTGTTGGTGCCAGCGGCGTTTACGGCGGTGACTGGAGAGGCGCATTGGGAAATCCTTTTGCGCGCTCGAGCGATAGAAAATCAGTGCTGGGTGATCGCCGCAGCACAAGGCGGAATGCATTCCGCCAGTCGTGAAACGTGGGGCCACTCTATGGTCATTGACCCTTGGGGGAAAGTCGTCGCACAATTACCGCAACAAGGTGATTTGCTGCTTGCAGAGATAGACTTAGCCTTAAGTGACACGATTCGACGTAAAATGCCAGTGGTGAAACACAGCCGTTTTACTCATTTACTAGACAATAAAGATTGA
- a CDS encoding YhdP family protein, protein MISGFTLFWRAVLWLLVTLLLLLAILVTGLRIALPQMNQFQDEIKTWVKQGTGLDVSISSVSGSWRNSHPSVALQGFEAFLSGEKKVNISVDEVHIEFDLLESILRLQPVVANLNMSGLALDIRSIELVAAEGPPTREASSESQESSNLIKQLDNLLLRQLEEFSVTQSKIWYQSVSGENRRLDIDRLRWRNQGSHHLAEGVVSVAGTNLNALLVSANFVDHGSLLDVSGEFYVNAEEIAIRQWLTRYVKKETGIDSGKISLKSWLTLQHSQPRYAFVELLPSELSWTENGQHELTLESGILKLSPDGEGWKVSGHSLTLRTDEIEWPQLDIAFDWQPQGWKLNLSQLSLEALLPMAKLLPDSDQTTQTLQKLQPSGTVEDIRVAMSGSDLDSLRYSAELDSLAMQQWDLLPGFHHVSGRLFGDVKQAKASISVIDDVFPYGEVFQAPLNIKQGQVDIVWQNDQNGWRLWADKVTAATPDLQVLGAFRLDFPKDKSPFLSFYAEADAYNVGETWRYLPTLALGRELTDYLSTAIQGGKVNTAKLLWYGELADFPYANNDGMFQAWVGLKQGKFSFDTAWPPITDLQLDLLFQNDAMYLDSKSATLKDVKASRITGRIPELAEGGHIEIEAKATAAGNAVRDYMTATPLVDSVGAALTALQVRGPVKSEFQLNIPFTSDKEPRAWGYAELKGNRVDIDAPPMTLEKVSGRIEFDNDVVKASGLSARLLKQPIAIDFAGESADYGYSVVINTLADWDVKPLVPYVGEQWLGRLSGHAPWSMDIDLQLNDVGFTYQVDLNAKLNSVASRYPYPLNKNVGEAWQARMQASGNQESITARLQMPNAKYQTEIDITGKVPVLSATNLVLGSGGFKISPVVGHHALIRTEYFDLDQWLSVLSQPPKGATSKLAQMDTPEIPLPTRIKVETPTLMLSGIEFNDVDFSARKKNLNWQFNLKSQEAVGQANYLEPYDLAVSLERLHLYVPGLDEKKAQGESLLTAESPEAPLISQFDREFHQLMPNLTLNIDDFWLQGYKVGKVNIDLQRQGKALVWKNISLVSGSNRVDVNGDWTLDGETSQSRMNLKVKSDNNSDLMERFGITSGIQKAPFEITSQVTWDGAPWSMRVNTLDGDVQTEFGKGIITDVSGAARLLGLFSLDSIIRKMQLDFTDVFDKGMAFNSIKGTGKIQDGVFVTNDIEMDALAGAMRIRGLANMVTRTVDAEVQFTPDITSGIPMLTAFAVAPQTALYVLAISTVISPVVEVFTQVNYSVKGPLDSPTVSEISRSRGEFELPEKLRKEAQE, encoded by the coding sequence GTGATTTCTGGTTTTACCCTATTTTGGCGAGCGGTGTTGTGGTTATTAGTGACCCTCTTGTTGCTGCTCGCCATCTTGGTCACTGGGCTGCGCATTGCGTTGCCGCAGATGAACCAATTTCAAGATGAAATCAAAACCTGGGTCAAGCAAGGCACCGGGTTGGATGTCTCTATTTCCAGTGTTTCGGGTTCTTGGCGTAACAGCCACCCTTCGGTCGCTCTTCAGGGCTTTGAAGCTTTCTTATCTGGAGAGAAAAAGGTCAATATTTCCGTTGATGAAGTGCATATTGAGTTTGACCTACTGGAATCCATTCTGCGTCTGCAACCTGTAGTCGCCAATCTCAATATGAGTGGTTTGGCGCTCGATATTCGCTCGATAGAGCTTGTCGCCGCGGAAGGTCCTCCTACTCGAGAAGCCTCTTCTGAATCGCAAGAATCGTCTAACTTAATCAAGCAATTGGATAATCTTTTGCTGCGTCAGTTGGAAGAGTTCTCCGTCACGCAATCTAAAATCTGGTACCAATCGGTGTCGGGCGAAAACCGCCGTCTTGATATTGACCGCTTACGCTGGCGCAATCAAGGTTCGCACCATTTAGCAGAAGGCGTGGTGAGTGTCGCGGGTACCAATCTTAATGCACTATTAGTGAGCGCTAACTTTGTTGACCACGGCTCTTTGTTAGATGTCAGCGGAGAGTTTTACGTCAATGCGGAAGAAATTGCGATCAGACAATGGCTCACTCGCTATGTGAAGAAAGAGACGGGGATTGATTCAGGCAAGATCAGTTTGAAATCTTGGTTGACGTTACAACATTCTCAGCCACGCTATGCGTTTGTCGAATTGCTGCCATCTGAGTTGAGTTGGACGGAAAACGGCCAGCATGAGCTCACTCTGGAGTCTGGTATTTTAAAACTCTCTCCCGACGGTGAAGGCTGGAAGGTGAGTGGTCATTCACTGACGCTCCGTACTGATGAGATTGAATGGCCTCAATTGGACATTGCTTTTGATTGGCAACCACAAGGATGGAAGCTCAATTTATCCCAATTGAGCCTTGAAGCGCTGCTGCCAATGGCCAAGTTGTTACCCGACTCTGATCAAACCACCCAAACACTGCAAAAACTGCAGCCAAGTGGTACGGTGGAAGATATCCGTGTGGCCATGTCAGGCAGTGATCTCGATTCGTTACGTTATTCTGCAGAACTAGACAGTTTGGCAATGCAGCAGTGGGATCTGCTACCGGGCTTTCATCATGTCAGTGGGAGGCTGTTTGGTGACGTGAAACAAGCCAAAGCGTCGATATCGGTGATTGATGATGTTTTCCCATATGGCGAGGTATTCCAAGCCCCACTTAATATCAAGCAAGGACAAGTGGATATTGTTTGGCAAAACGATCAAAACGGTTGGCGTTTATGGGCCGACAAAGTCACAGCAGCAACACCAGATCTTCAGGTGTTGGGGGCGTTTCGTCTTGATTTTCCAAAAGATAAAAGCCCATTTTTGTCTTTCTATGCCGAAGCTGATGCCTATAACGTCGGTGAAACGTGGCGCTATTTACCCACGTTAGCGTTAGGACGGGAGCTAACGGATTACCTTTCTACGGCCATTCAAGGCGGCAAGGTCAATACCGCGAAGTTACTTTGGTATGGTGAACTGGCGGATTTCCCATACGCCAACAATGACGGCATGTTCCAAGCTTGGGTGGGCTTAAAGCAAGGCAAATTTAGCTTTGATACCGCTTGGCCACCCATCACCGATTTGCAACTGGATCTGCTATTCCAAAATGATGCCATGTATTTGGATTCCAAATCCGCCACGCTAAAAGATGTCAAAGCGAGTCGAATTACTGGCCGTATTCCTGAACTAGCGGAAGGTGGACATATTGAGATTGAAGCGAAAGCGACCGCAGCAGGTAATGCAGTGCGTGACTACATGACCGCCACGCCATTGGTCGATTCGGTTGGCGCGGCGTTAACGGCTTTGCAAGTTCGTGGCCCAGTGAAGTCAGAGTTTCAGCTCAATATTCCGTTTACCAGTGACAAAGAGCCGCGAGCGTGGGGATATGCGGAGTTAAAGGGCAACCGAGTTGACATTGATGCACCACCCATGACGTTGGAAAAAGTCTCGGGAAGGATTGAATTTGATAATGATGTGGTGAAAGCGTCTGGGCTTTCTGCTCGTTTGTTAAAGCAGCCTATTGCCATCGATTTTGCTGGAGAAAGTGCAGATTACGGCTATAGCGTGGTGATCAACACCTTGGCGGATTGGGATGTAAAACCGTTGGTGCCTTACGTGGGTGAGCAATGGCTGGGCCGACTTTCTGGTCACGCGCCTTGGAGTATGGATATCGATCTGCAATTAAACGATGTTGGCTTTACCTACCAAGTCGATCTCAATGCCAAGTTGAACAGCGTTGCGAGCCGATACCCCTATCCACTGAATAAGAATGTTGGTGAAGCGTGGCAAGCTCGCATGCAGGCATCGGGCAATCAAGAGTCGATCACTGCACGTTTGCAAATGCCCAATGCCAAGTACCAAACGGAAATTGATATTACGGGCAAAGTGCCCGTATTGAGTGCAACCAATCTGGTGCTGGGCAGTGGTGGCTTCAAAATTAGCCCAGTGGTGGGCCACCATGCCTTGATTCGTACCGAATACTTTGACCTCGACCAATGGCTGAGTGTGTTGAGTCAACCGCCAAAAGGCGCGACATCGAAACTGGCACAAATGGATACGCCAGAGATTCCATTGCCAACACGCATCAAAGTCGAAACGCCAACCTTAATGCTCAGTGGCATCGAGTTTAATGATGTGGATTTCTCGGCACGGAAGAAAAATCTCAATTGGCAGTTCAACCTTAAAAGCCAAGAAGCCGTAGGACAGGCGAACTACCTTGAACCTTACGACTTAGCGGTATCATTAGAGCGTTTGCATCTTTATGTGCCAGGGTTGGATGAGAAAAAAGCACAGGGTGAGTCCTTGCTTACCGCGGAGAGTCCGGAAGCGCCATTGATCAGTCAGTTTGATCGCGAATTTCATCAACTGATGCCAAACTTAACACTGAACATCGATGATTTTTGGTTGCAGGGCTACAAAGTCGGCAAAGTGAACATTGATTTGCAGCGCCAAGGCAAAGCTTTGGTGTGGAAAAATATTTCACTGGTCAGTGGCTCAAACCGCGTGGATGTGAATGGTGACTGGACATTGGATGGGGAAACCAGCCAATCGCGCATGAATCTCAAGGTGAAAAGTGATAACAACAGCGATTTGATGGAGCGATTTGGCATTACCTCCGGCATTCAAAAAGCGCCGTTTGAAATCACCTCACAAGTGACTTGGGATGGGGCGCCTTGGTCGATGCGGGTAAATACGCTCGATGGTGATGTGCAAACCGAGTTTGGCAAAGGCATCATTACTGACGTGAGCGGCGCGGCTCGTTTGTTGGGGCTATTTAGTCTCGATTCCATCATTCGTAAAATGCAGCTCGATTTTACCGATGTGTTCGACAAAGGCATGGCATTTAACTCCATCAAAGGCACGGGCAAGATCCAAGATGGCGTGTTTGTGACCAATGACATTGAGATGGATGCCTTAGCTGGCGCGATGAGAATTCGCGGGCTTGCCAACATGGTGACTCGAACGGTAGACGCGGAAGTGCAATTTACCCCAGATATTACCTCTGGTATCCCGATGTTGACGGCGTTTGCGGTTGCGCCACAAACAGCACTCTACGTGCTGGCAATCTCAACGGTGATTTCGCCGGTTGTGGAAGTATTTACCCAAGTTAACTACTCCGTCAAAGGGCCGCTTGACTCTCCAACGGTCAGTGAAATTTCGCGTAGCCGTGGTGAGTTTGAACTCCCAGAAAAACTGCGCAAAGAAGCGCAAGAATAA
- the tldD gene encoding metalloprotease TldD yields the protein MSINQIEEALLAPGGLTAEDIAATLGSIATRQIDYADIYFQSSWHESLVLEDSIIKDGSFNIDCGVGVRAVTGEKTGFAYSDQIQLDGLKQSAIAARGIAQQGQNGQVHAFKRSENQRYYAAVNPLTEWEKQQKTELLKSLDAYIRTKEPLIKEVSISLSGVHEQMLVAATDGTYAGDIRPLVRLSISVLAEKGERRERGSSGGGGRFGYDFFIGDEDGVQRAFHFADEAIRMALVNLEADAAPAGTMPVVLGSGWPGVLLHEAVGHGLEGDFNRKGSSVFSGKVGQQVTSSLCTIVDDGTLKDLRGSLNVDDEGVNGQYNTLIENGVLKGYMQDKLNARLMGVNPTGNGRRESYAHLPMPRMTNTYMLPGQHTPEEIISTVKKGLYAPNFGGGQVDITSGKFVFSTSEAYLIEDGKITRPVKGATLIGSGIEAMQQVSMVGNDLSIDRGVGVCGKAGQSIPVGVGQPTLKLDSITVGGTE from the coding sequence ATGAGCATAAATCAGATTGAAGAAGCGCTGTTAGCACCCGGGGGCCTGACGGCAGAGGATATCGCTGCTACGTTAGGCAGTATTGCGACGCGTCAAATTGACTATGCCGATATCTATTTTCAATCCAGTTGGCATGAGTCACTGGTGTTGGAAGACAGCATTATCAAAGATGGCTCATTTAACATTGATTGTGGTGTCGGCGTGCGTGCCGTGACGGGCGAGAAAACGGGTTTCGCCTATTCCGATCAAATTCAGTTGGATGGTTTAAAGCAAAGTGCGATTGCGGCACGAGGCATTGCTCAACAGGGGCAAAATGGCCAAGTTCACGCGTTTAAACGCAGCGAAAACCAGCGCTACTACGCTGCAGTCAACCCACTGACGGAGTGGGAAAAACAACAGAAAACCGAACTGCTTAAATCACTGGATGCTTACATTCGTACGAAAGAGCCGCTGATCAAAGAAGTGTCGATTAGCCTTAGTGGCGTGCACGAGCAAATGCTGGTGGCGGCGACGGATGGAACGTACGCAGGGGATATTCGCCCGTTAGTTCGCCTTTCAATCAGCGTATTGGCGGAAAAAGGCGAACGACGCGAGCGTGGTAGCTCGGGTGGTGGTGGTCGTTTTGGCTACGATTTCTTTATCGGTGATGAAGACGGCGTCCAACGCGCGTTTCATTTTGCCGATGAAGCAATTCGCATGGCGTTGGTGAACTTGGAAGCCGATGCCGCGCCAGCGGGAACCATGCCAGTCGTTCTTGGTTCTGGTTGGCCGGGCGTTCTTCTGCATGAAGCGGTTGGTCATGGTTTGGAAGGCGATTTCAACCGTAAAGGCTCTTCGGTTTTCTCTGGCAAAGTCGGTCAGCAAGTGACTTCTTCTCTGTGTACCATTGTTGATGATGGCACCTTAAAAGATTTGCGCGGCTCACTTAACGTCGATGATGAAGGGGTGAATGGCCAGTACAACACGCTGATCGAAAATGGTGTGTTGAAAGGTTACATGCAAGATAAGCTCAACGCGCGTTTGATGGGAGTTAACCCAACCGGCAATGGCCGCCGTGAATCGTACGCCCATTTACCGATGCCGCGTATGACCAATACCTATATGTTGCCAGGTCAGCATACCCCAGAAGAGATCATTTCGACGGTGAAGAAAGGCTTGTACGCACCGAACTTTGGTGGCGGTCAGGTGGACATTACTTCCGGTAAATTTGTGTTCTCCACCTCAGAAGCGTATTTGATTGAAGACGGCAAGATCACCCGCCCTGTGAAAGGGGCAACCTTGATCGGCTCGGGGATCGAAGCGATGCAGCAAGTCTCGATGGTGGGTAACGATCTCAGCATCGATCGCGGTGTCGGCGTATGTGGTAAAGCTGGGCAGAGCATTCCTGTTGGTGTTGGTCAGCCAACCCTCAAGCTGGACTCGATCACCGTGGGTGGTACCGAGTAA